In Candidatus Sulfurimonas marisnigri, a single genomic region encodes these proteins:
- the rplB gene encoding 50S ribosomal protein L2 produces MAIKTYKPVTPSRRFYTNVDSGDITAKASVRSLLVKLPAHAGRNNNGRITSRHKQAGAKKLYRIIDFKRNKFGIPGTVSTIEYDPYRNCRIALVTYADGEKRYILQPKGLCVGDAVMSAESGLDVKPGNAMKLKSIPVGTVIHNIELKTGKGGQMCRAAGTSAQIMGRDGKYVSLRMPSSEMRLVLGECLATVGTVGNEEYGNIVIAKAGRSRHMGIRPQTRGSAMNPVDHPHGGGEGKTNSGRHPVTPWGKPTKGAKTRRKKASDKLIITRRKPNAKRVG; encoded by the coding sequence ATGGCAATTAAAACTTATAAGCCGGTAACTCCGTCTCGTCGTTTTTATACTAATGTTGACAGTGGTGATATCACAGCGAAAGCTAGTGTCCGTTCTTTATTGGTTAAGCTTCCTGCTCACGCTGGTCGTAACAATAATGGTCGTATCACATCTCGTCATAAACAAGCTGGTGCTAAAAAACTTTACCGTATCATAGATTTCAAAAGAAATAAATTTGGTATTCCAGGTACAGTTAGCACTATTGAGTACGATCCGTACCGTAACTGTCGTATCGCGTTAGTTACATATGCTGATGGTGAAAAAAGATACATATTACAACCAAAAGGTCTATGTGTCGGTGATGCGGTTATGTCTGCTGAATCTGGACTAGATGTTAAACCTGGTAATGCTATGAAACTAAAAAGTATCCCGGTTGGTACAGTTATTCATAATATTGAGTTAAAGACTGGTAAGGGCGGACAAATGTGTCGTGCTGCTGGAACTTCTGCTCAAATTATGGGTCGTGATGGTAAATATGTTTCACTTCGTATGCCTTCATCTGAAATGCGTTTAGTATTAGGTGAGTGTTTAGCGACTGTTGGAACAGTAGGAAATGAAGAGTATGGCAATATAGTAATAGCGAAAGCTGGTCGTAGTCGTCATATGGGTATCCGTCCTCAAACTCGTGGTTCAGCAATGAATCCAGTTGATCACCCGCATGGTGGTGGTGAAGGTAAAACGAATTCAGGACGTCACCCGGTTACTCCTTGGGGTAAACCGACTAAGGGTGCTAAAACTCGCCGTAAGAAAGCTAGTGATAAACTTATTATTACTCGCCGTAAACCAAATGCGAAAAGGGTAGGATAA
- the rpsS gene encoding 30S ribosomal protein S19, with amino-acid sequence MARSVKKGPFIDDHLMKKVVAAKAESNKKPIKTWSRRSMVIPEMVGLTFNVHNGRQFIPVHISENHIGYKLGEFSPTRTFKGHKGSVQKKG; translated from the coding sequence ATGGCTCGTTCAGTAAAAAAAGGTCCATTCATTGATGACCATTTAATGAAAAAAGTTGTTGCAGCAAAAGCTGAAAGCAATAAAAAACCTATTAAAACATGGTCAAGAAGATCAATGGTTATACCTGAAATGGTTGGTTTAACATTTAACGTTCACAACGGACGTCAATTTATTCCTGTGCACATTTCAGAGAACCATATTGGTTATAAGCTTGGTGAATTTTCACCAACTCGTACATTTAAGGGCCATAAGGGCTCTGTACAGAAGAAGGGTTAA
- the rplV gene encoding 50S ribosomal protein L22: MARALLKYIRVSPIKSRLIAREIQGMNAEAALAALEFTPNKAAKIIYKVLASAVANSGSEAEDCTVTSCRVDNGPVLKRFRPRARGMASGIRKPTAHILVEVEGK, translated from the coding sequence ATGGCTAGAGCATTATTAAAATACATCCGTGTTTCACCAATCAAATCTCGTCTTATTGCAAGAGAGATTCAAGGTATGAATGCTGAAGCAGCACTAGCAGCTTTAGAGTTTACACCAAACAAAGCAGCAAAAATCATCTATAAAGTGCTTGCATCTGCAGTTGCTAATAGTGGTAGTGAAGCTGAAGATTGTACAGTAACATCGTGTCGTGTTGACAACGGTCCTGTTCTTAAGCGTTTCCGTCCACGTGCTCGTGGTATGGCGTCTGGAATCAGAAAACCAACAGCACATATCTTAGTAGAAGTAGAGGGTAAATAG
- the rpsC gene encoding 30S ribosomal protein S3 produces MGQKVNPIGLRLGINRNWESRWFPDFKTAPASLGEDHKIRTYLKKELYYAGVANIIIERTVKRLRVTIVAARPGIIIGKKGADIEKLKTTLQNLVGKQISVNIKEEKKAQTSAQLVAENIATQLERRVAFRRAMKKSMQNAQRSGAKGIKVSVSGRLGGAEMARTEWYLEGRVPLHTLRAKIDYGFAEAHTTYGCIGVKVWIFKGEVLTKGIPAEVQEDKQEKQERRPKRAPRKAD; encoded by the coding sequence ATGGGTCAAAAAGTTAATCCTATTGGTTTACGTCTTGGTATTAACCGCAATTGGGAGAGCCGCTGGTTCCCTGATTTTAAGACTGCGCCAGCATCTTTAGGTGAAGATCACAAAATTCGTACATATTTGAAAAAAGAGCTTTACTATGCTGGTGTTGCTAACATCATTATAGAGAGAACAGTTAAGAGACTTCGCGTAACTATCGTTGCTGCTCGCCCAGGTATCATTATTGGTAAAAAAGGTGCGGACATTGAGAAGCTTAAAACTACTCTTCAAAATCTTGTTGGTAAGCAGATATCTGTAAACATCAAAGAAGAGAAGAAAGCTCAAACTTCAGCTCAGTTGGTTGCAGAAAACATAGCTACTCAACTAGAGCGTCGTGTTGCTTTTAGAAGAGCAATGAAAAAATCTATGCAAAATGCACAAAGAAGCGGTGCTAAAGGTATTAAAGTGTCTGTAAGTGGTCGTCTTGGTGGAGCTGAAATGGCTCGTACTGAGTGGTACTTAGAGGGACGTGTTCCTTTACATACACTTCGTGCAAAAATAGATTATGGTTTTGCTGAAGCACATACTACTTATGGTTGTATCGGTGTTAAAGTATGGATATTCAAAGGTGAAGTGCTTACTAAAGGTATTCCTGCTGAAGTTCAAGAAGACAAACAAGAGAAACAAGAGCGTCGTCCAAAGCGTGCTCCGAGAAAGGCTGATTAA
- the rplP gene encoding 50S ribosomal protein L16, producing the protein MLMPKRTKYRKVMKGRNRGYARSGFTLAFGDIALKAVEAGRINSRQIESARISATRHIKRNGKIWIRVFPAKPLTAKPLETRMGKGKGAVDQWVMNIKPGRIIFEMAGVPHELAREALTLALHKLPFKTKIITAEMSNEIF; encoded by the coding sequence ATGTTAATGCCAAAGAGAACAAAATATAGAAAAGTAATGAAGGGTCGTAACCGTGGTTATGCTCGTTCAGGTTTTACGCTAGCATTTGGTGATATCGCTTTAAAAGCGGTTGAAGCTGGTCGTATTAACTCTCGTCAGATTGAGTCAGCTCGTATTTCAGCTACTCGTCATATTAAAAGAAATGGTAAGATTTGGATTCGTGTATTCCCTGCTAAACCGTTAACTGCAAAACCTCTTGAAACTCGTATGGGTAAAGGTAAGGGTGCAGTTGACCAATGGGTTATGAATATTAAGCCAGGTCGTATTATATTTGAAATGGCCGGTGTTCCGCATGAACTTGCTCGTGAAGCATTAACTCTTGCATTACACAAATTACCTTTCAAAACTAAAATAATTACTGCGGAGATGAGCAATGAAATATTCTGA
- the rpmC gene encoding 50S ribosomal protein L29, translating into MKYSDLADKSVAELQAMLKVRKTELFTLKIKKQMMQLQNTSELRVAKKDVARINTALSAAK; encoded by the coding sequence ATGAAATATTCTGATTTAGCAGATAAAAGTGTAGCAGAGCTTCAAGCAATGCTTAAAGTTAGAAAGACTGAGCTTTTTACTTTAAAAATAAAAAAACAGATGATGCAACTACAAAACACAAGCGAACTTCGTGTCGCTAAAAAAGATGTTGCTAGAATCAACACTGCACTTAGTGCAGCGAAATAG
- the rpsQ gene encoding 30S ribosomal protein S17, which produces MTHKREIQGKVVKISGDKTVSLLVERRVMHPRYHKVVKRFKKYLVHDERNEVKVGDEIVAIECRPLSKTKSFRLKTVVAGAE; this is translated from the coding sequence ATGACACATAAACGTGAAATTCAAGGTAAAGTTGTAAAAATTTCAGGCGATAAAACAGTAAGTTTACTTGTAGAACGCCGTGTAATGCATCCTCGTTACCACAAAGTTGTAAAACGTTTCAAAAAGTACCTAGTACATGATGAGCGTAATGAAGTAAAAGTTGGTGATGAGATTGTTGCAATCGAATGTCGTCCACTTTCAAAGACTAAATCTTTTAGACTTAAAACAGTAGTAGCGGGAGCAGAATAA
- the rplN gene encoding 50S ribosomal protein L14: protein MIQGFTRLNVADNTGAKEIMCIKVLGGSKRRYATVGDVIVASVKKATPTAKVKKGKVVKAVIVRVAKEVQRENGSLIRFDDNAAVILDDKREPIGTRIFGPVAREVRYAGFMKIVSLAPEVV, encoded by the coding sequence ATGATCCAAGGTTTTACTCGTCTAAATGTAGCTGATAATACAGGTGCTAAAGAGATTATGTGTATCAAGGTACTTGGTGGTTCTAAGCGTCGTTACGCAACAGTTGGTGACGTTATCGTTGCTTCTGTTAAGAAGGCGACACCTACTGCTAAAGTTAAAAAAGGTAAAGTTGTAAAAGCTGTTATCGTTAGAGTAGCTAAAGAGGTCCAGCGCGAAAATGGTTCTCTTATCCGTTTTGATGATAATGCAGCTGTTATACTTGATGACAAGAGAGAGCCAATTGGTACTCGTATTTTCGGCCCTGTTGCTCGTGAAGTACGTTATGCTGGATTTATGAAAATCGTATCTCTCGCGCCGGAGGTTGTTTAA
- the rplX gene encoding 50S ribosomal protein L24, translating to MAKFNFKKGDTVEIIAGDDRGTKATVLEVLPKRNKVIVEGCKVAKKAIKPTEENTKGGHINKEMPIDVSNVRKVEA from the coding sequence ATGGCAAAGTTTAATTTCAAAAAAGGCGATACTGTAGAAATTATCGCTGGTGATGATCGCGGAACTAAAGCTACTGTGCTTGAAGTATTACCTAAGAGAAATAAGGTAATAGTAGAGGGTTGTAAAGTTGCTAAGAAAGCTATCAAACCAACTGAAGAGAACACTAAAGGCGGACATATCAATAAAGAGATGCCAATAGATGTTTCAAATGTTCGTAAAGTGGAGGCATAA
- the rplE gene encoding 50S ribosomal protein L5 yields the protein MARLKEKYLGLKSELQADLGIKNPMQTPQLDKVIISVGAGFAMKDNKLIQNIEDTITKIAGQKATTVIAKKSVAGFKVREGMPVGIRVTLRGENMYNFFDRLVAIALPRVKDFRGVPRNGFDGRGNYNFGLQEQLIFPEISYDSIMQIHGMNITVVTTADSDKAGFALLEKIGMPFSKGSN from the coding sequence ATGGCTCGTTTAAAAGAAAAATATTTAGGTTTAAAATCTGAATTACAAGCAGACTTAGGAATTAAAAATCCTATGCAAACTCCTCAGTTAGATAAAGTTATTATCTCTGTTGGTGCTGGTTTTGCAATGAAAGATAACAAACTTATCCAAAACATTGAAGACACTATTACTAAAATTGCTGGTCAAAAAGCAACTACTGTAATAGCTAAAAAATCAGTTGCTGGTTTTAAAGTTCGTGAAGGTATGCCAGTTGGTATCCGTGTTACACTTCGTGGTGAAAACATGTATAACTTCTTTGATCGCCTAGTTGCTATAGCACTTCCTCGTGTTAAAGATTTCCGTGGTGTTCCAAGAAATGGTTTTGATGGCCGTGGTAACTACAACTTTGGATTACAAGAGCAACTAATTTTCCCAGAAATTAGTTATGATTCTATCATGCAAATTCATGGTATGAATATCACAGTTGTAACAACTGCTGATTCAGATAAGGCAGGATTCGCTCTTTTAGAGAAAATTGGTATGCCTTTTAGTAAAGGGAGCAACTAA
- a CDS encoding type Z 30S ribosomal protein S14, whose product MAKKSMIAKAARTPKFKVRGYTRCQVCGRPHSVLRDFGICRICFRKMANEGLIPGVRKSSW is encoded by the coding sequence ATGGCTAAGAAATCGATGATTGCTAAAGCGGCAAGAACTCCAAAATTCAAGGTTCGTGGTTATACAAGATGTCAGGTTTGTGGTCGTCCACACTCTGTTCTTCGTGACTTCGGTATCTGCCGTATATGTTTTAGAAAAATGGCAAATGAGGGATTAATCCCAGGTGTTAGAAAGTCTTCTTGGTAG
- the rpsH gene encoding 30S ribosomal protein S8 — MINDLVSDALTRIRNAGMRRLPVTTLVHSKSVEAMANILVDKGYIESCNVIEDGVKKTIKVVLKYNESEKTVINEMKRVSKPGRRVYKGKEDIKRFKNGYGTIIVSTSHGVLPNDKAYELGIGGEVMCTIW; from the coding sequence ATGATAAATGATTTAGTATCGGACGCGTTAACTCGTATTCGTAATGCTGGTATGAGAAGATTACCTGTTACTACTTTAGTTCACTCTAAGAGTGTTGAAGCTATGGCAAATATCTTAGTAGACAAAGGTTATATTGAAAGCTGTAACGTTATCGAAGATGGCGTTAAGAAAACAATTAAAGTTGTATTAAAATATAATGAGAGTGAAAAAACTGTTATTAATGAAATGAAAAGAGTTTCTAAGCCTGGTAGACGTGTTTACAAAGGCAAAGAAGATATTAAGCGTTTCAAAAATGGTTACGGAACTATTATTGTAAGTACATCACATGGCGTTCTACCAAATGACAAAGCATATGAGCTTGGCATTGGTGGTGAAGTTATGTGTACGATTTGGTAG
- the rplF gene encoding 50S ribosomal protein L6: MSRIGKLPVDFAADINVSTNGNVITFAKGKNSVDLDTKGNVSFTLEGNTLTFATLTDAKAHRAFWGTYRALAANIVTGLTTGYTRQLEINGVGYRASVNGKILNLQLGFSHDINYELPEGIQASVEKNVITLKGHEKQVLGQVAAEVRSFRPPEPYKGKGVKYMEEHIVRKAGKTAKK, encoded by the coding sequence ATGTCAAGAATTGGTAAATTACCTGTAGATTTTGCTGCTGATATTAATGTTAGTACAAATGGAAATGTTATAACTTTTGCTAAAGGCAAAAATAGTGTTGATTTAGATACAAAAGGAAATGTTTCTTTCACGTTAGAAGGAAATACTTTAACTTTTGCTACATTAACGGATGCAAAAGCTCATAGAGCTTTTTGGGGAACTTATCGTGCTTTAGCTGCAAATATTGTTACTGGTTTAACTACTGGCTACACTAGGCAGTTAGAGATTAATGGCGTTGGTTACCGTGCTTCTGTTAATGGAAAAATACTTAATCTTCAACTTGGTTTTTCTCATGATATCAATTATGAGTTACCAGAAGGTATACAAGCTAGCGTTGAGAAGAATGTTATAACTCTTAAAGGACATGAAAAGCAAGTGCTTGGTCAAGTTGCTGCAGAAGTTAGATCATTCCGTCCACCAGAGCCTTACAAAGGTAAAGGTGTTAAATACATGGAAGAGCATATCGTGCGTAAAGCCGGTAAAACTGCTAAGAAGTAA
- the rplR gene encoding 50S ribosomal protein L18: MNAKVLKNKVANRLKRKRRIRAKISGCASLPRVSVFRSNRYLSVQAIDDATATTLAALNSKITGHKSNKEGAAALGEAFAATLKAAKISEVVFDRNGYQYHGVIAAFGDALRANEIKF; encoded by the coding sequence ATGAATGCAAAAGTATTAAAAAATAAAGTAGCTAACCGTTTAAAGCGTAAGCGTCGTATTCGTGCAAAAATATCTGGATGTGCTTCACTTCCTCGTGTTTCTGTATTTCGTTCAAATCGTTACTTAAGTGTACAAGCAATTGATGATGCAACAGCAACAACTTTAGCTGCACTTAACTCGAAAATAACTGGTCATAAATCAAATAAAGAAGGTGCTGCTGCACTTGGTGAAGCATTTGCTGCAACACTAAAAGCTGCTAAAATTTCTGAAGTTGTATTTGATCGTAATGGTTACCAATACCACGGCGTAATAGCTGCATTTGGTGACGCACTTCGTGCAAACGAAATTAAGTTCTAG
- the rpsE gene encoding 30S ribosomal protein S5: MEINREDFEESIVNIGRVTKVVKGGRRFRFTALVVVGDKKGTIGYGAGKAKEVPDAIKKAVDNAFKNISKVSIKGTTIAHDIEHKYNASRILLKPASPGTGVIAGGATRHVLELAGIKDVLTKSIGSNNPGTLVRATVEALGRLKG; the protein is encoded by the coding sequence ATGGAAATCAATAGAGAAGATTTTGAAGAATCAATTGTAAATATAGGTCGTGTTACAAAAGTTGTAAAAGGTGGACGTCGTTTTCGTTTTACAGCACTTGTAGTTGTTGGTGATAAAAAAGGTACTATCGGTTATGGTGCTGGAAAAGCGAAAGAAGTTCCAGATGCTATTAAAAAAGCGGTAGATAATGCATTTAAAAACATCTCTAAAGTTAGTATCAAAGGTACTACAATTGCACATGATATTGAGCATAAATACAATGCAAGTCGCATTTTATTAAAGCCAGCATCACCAGGTACGGGTGTAATTGCGGGTGGAGCTACTCGTCACGTTCTTGAACTTGCAGGTATTAAAGATGTACTTACAAAGTCAATTGGCTCAAACAATCCAGGTACACTAGTGCGCGCTACAGTCGAAGCACTAGGTCGCTTGAAAGGATAG